One stretch of Equus przewalskii isolate Varuska chromosome 9, EquPr2, whole genome shotgun sequence DNA includes these proteins:
- the UBE2S gene encoding ubiquitin-conjugating enzyme E2 S translates to MNSNVENLPPHIIRLVYKEVTTLTADPPDGIKVFPNEEDLTDLQVTIEGPEGTPYAGGLFRMKLLLGKDFPASPPKGYFLTKIFHPNVGANGEICVNVLKRDWAAELGIRHVLLTIKCLLIHPNPESALNEEAGRLLLENYEEYAARARLLTEIHGGAGGPSGRRPEAGRAVAGAAAASSTDPVAPGGPGGAEGPMAKKHAGERDKKLAAKRKTDKKRALRRL, encoded by the exons ATG AACTCCAACGTGGAGAACCTGCCCCCCCACATCATCCGCCTGGTGTACAAGGAGGTGACAACGCTGACCGCCGACCCGCCAGATGGCATCAAGGTTTTTCCCAACGAGGAGGACCTCACAGACTTGCAGGTCACCATCGAGGGCCCTG AGGGGACCCCATACGCTGGAGGCCTCTTCCGCATGAAACTCCTGCTGGGGAAGGActttcctgcctccccacctAAGGGCTACTTCTTGACCAAGATCTTCCACCCCAACGTGGGCGCCAACGGTGAGATCTGTGTCAACGTGCTCAAGAGGGACTGGGCAGCTGAGCTGGGCATCCGGCACGTGCTGCTG ACCATCAAGTGCCTGCTGATCCACCCTAACCCCGAGTCTGCCCTCAACGAGGAGGCGGGCCGCCTGCTCCTGGAGAACTACGAGGAGTacgccgcccgcgcccgcctgCTCACCGAGATCCACGGCGGTGCCGGCGGGCCCAGCGGCCGGAGGCCTGAGGCCGGCCGGGCCGTGGCCGGTGCGGCTGCGGCCTCCTCCACTGACCCTGTGGCCCCCGGAGGCCCGGGAGGGGCTGAGGGTCCCATGGCCAAGAAGCACGCGGGCGAGCGTGATAAGAAGCTGGCAGCCAAGAGAAAGACGGACAAGAAGCGGGCACTGCGGCGGCTGTAG